Proteins from a genomic interval of Veillonellaceae bacterium:
- a CDS encoding KH domain-containing protein has protein sequence MKDIIEVIAKSLVKNPDQVNVTESIDRDTTVYELRVAPEDMGKVIGKQGRIAKALRTVVKAAATRANKRVVIEII, from the coding sequence ATGAAAGATATTATTGAAGTTATCGCCAAATCGCTGGTTAAGAACCCTGACCAAGTTAACGTAACAGAGTCTATTGATAGAGACACTACTGTATATGAATTGCGCGTGGCTCCTGAAGATATGGGAAAAGTTATTGGTAAGCAAGGCCGCATCGCTAAAGCTTTGCGGACAGTAGTCAAGGCTGCTGCTACTCGCGCTAATAAGAGAGTCGTAATCGAAATTATCTGA
- a CDS encoding flagellar biosynthesis translates to MSKNEEKTMQAIALSYNAKNAAPKVVAKGSGYIADKIVFSAKQNSVPIYQNKTLAGMLMAVDIDREIPPELYQAVAEILAYVYRVDQRLGKRQK, encoded by the coding sequence ATGAGCAAAAATGAAGAAAAGACCATGCAAGCCATTGCCCTTAGTTATAATGCAAAAAATGCTGCACCTAAAGTTGTCGCAAAGGGCTCCGGCTATATTGCCGATAAGATTGTTTTCTCAGCCAAACAAAATTCTGTCCCAATATATCAAAATAAAACTTTGGCCGGGATGTTAATGGCAGTTGATATTGATCGAGAAATTCCGCCTGAGTTATATCAAGCTGTTGCTGAAATATTGGCATATGTATACCGTGTCGACCAAAGGTTGGGAAAACGGCAAAAATAG
- the ffh gene encoding signal recognition particle protein — MVFEGLADKLQQTFKKLRGKGKLSESDVNDAMREVRMALLEADVNFKVVKDFITKVKERAVGQEVLGSLTPGQHVIKIVNEELTNLMGGTQSRITISSRPPTIIMLVGLQGAGKTTTAGKLALLLKKQNKRPLLVAADVYRPAAIKQLQVLGEQLELPVFTIEDNKNPVEIAEKAIEYANSHARDLIIIDTAGRLHINQELMQELKAIKATVKPHEILLVVDAMTGQDAVTVAESFNNDLGLDGVILTKLDGDARGGAALSVKAVTGQPIKFAGMGEKLDALEPFHPDRMASRILGMGDVLSLIEKAQTNMDLEQAKEMEKKLRKEDFTLDDFLDQLQQVKKLGPLEQVLSMLPGMGNIKNQLKDAKIDEKELGRVEAIIRSMTKKERRDPAIINGSRRKRIAVGSGTKVQDVNKLLKQFAEAKKMMKRFQSMQKSGKKSLGGFKLPFMR, encoded by the coding sequence ATGGTTTTTGAGGGATTAGCCGATAAACTGCAGCAGACGTTTAAAAAGCTTCGGGGCAAAGGCAAATTATCTGAGTCCGATGTAAATGATGCAATGCGCGAAGTTAGGATGGCTCTTTTAGAAGCAGATGTCAACTTCAAAGTTGTAAAAGATTTTATTACAAAAGTAAAGGAACGAGCTGTTGGCCAAGAAGTTTTGGGAAGTCTTACTCCGGGTCAGCATGTAATTAAGATAGTAAATGAAGAACTAACTAACCTCATGGGTGGAACTCAAAGCCGTATTACAATATCTTCGCGCCCGCCGACAATTATAATGCTTGTCGGCTTGCAAGGGGCAGGTAAGACAACAACAGCCGGCAAATTAGCCCTTTTACTTAAGAAGCAAAACAAGCGGCCATTATTGGTAGCCGCTGACGTGTATCGCCCCGCGGCTATTAAACAGTTGCAGGTATTAGGCGAACAATTAGAACTACCAGTTTTTACAATCGAAGACAATAAAAATCCGGTTGAAATTGCCGAAAAAGCTATCGAATATGCTAATTCTCACGCGCGAGATCTAATAATAATTGATACTGCTGGCCGCCTGCATATAAATCAGGAATTAATGCAGGAGCTTAAAGCAATAAAAGCAACTGTGAAGCCCCATGAAATTTTACTGGTAGTCGATGCAATGACGGGTCAAGATGCTGTTACTGTCGCTGAATCCTTTAATAATGATCTAGGACTTGACGGAGTAATTTTAACTAAGCTTGACGGCGATGCTCGTGGTGGTGCTGCACTTTCCGTTAAAGCAGTTACCGGACAGCCGATAAAATTCGCAGGCATGGGTGAAAAACTTGATGCTTTGGAACCATTCCATCCTGACCGTATGGCCTCAAGAATCCTTGGTATGGGTGATGTCCTCAGCTTAATTGAAAAAGCGCAGACCAACATGGACTTGGAACAAGCCAAGGAAATGGAGAAAAAGCTTCGTAAAGAGGATTTTACACTTGATGATTTCCTGGATCAGCTGCAGCAGGTTAAAAAATTAGGACCGCTTGAACAAGTTCTATCAATGCTCCCGGGTATGGGTAATATTAAGAATCAGCTAAAGGATGCCAAAATTGACGAAAAAGAACTTGGGCGGGTTGAGGCTATCATTCGTTCCATGACTAAGAAAGAACGTCGCGATCCGGCGATAATCAACGGCAGCCGCCGTAAAAGGATCGCGGTCGGCAGCGGTACTAAAGTTCAAGACGTAAACAAATTATTAAAGCAATTTGCTGAAGCTAAGAAAATGATGAAACGCTTTCAAAGCATGCAAAAAAGTGGAAAAAAATCACTGGGCGGTTTCAAACTTCCCTTCATGCGTTAA
- a CDS encoding YlxM family DNA-binding protein, translating into MLDKVLRIGPLFDFYGALLTDKQRQCIEMHYLNDFSLSEIASEFNVSRQAVHDILRRAEQTLEEYEYKLQLVERCRREQQYIREVYSLLKGLPLQLKRNPDINQALIRLDDLIDWQKGV; encoded by the coding sequence ATGTTGGATAAAGTTCTTCGCATCGGTCCTTTATTTGATTTTTATGGAGCCTTACTGACCGATAAGCAGCGACAGTGCATAGAAATGCACTATTTAAATGATTTTTCTCTTTCAGAAATAGCAAGTGAATTTAACGTTTCAAGACAAGCTGTTCATGACATCCTGCGGCGCGCTGAACAAACTCTTGAAGAATATGAATATAAGCTGCAACTAGTTGAGCGTTGTCGACGTGAGCAGCAATATATACGGGAAGTTTATAGTTTATTAAAAGGTCTGCCCTTACAATTAAAACGAAATCCAGATATTAACCAGGCGCTGATTAGATTGGATGACCTAATAGATTGGCAAAAGGGGGTGTAG
- the rplS gene encoding 50S ribosomal protein L19 has protein sequence MNIIQALEQEQLRKDIPSFRAGDTVRVHVKVVEGNRERIQVFEGVVIHRQGGGVRETFTVRRVSYNVGVERTFPVHSPRIDRIEVTRRGIVRRAKLYYLRNLTGKAARIKERR, from the coding sequence TTGAACATTATTCAAGCATTAGAACAAGAACAACTTCGAAAAGACATCCCTTCATTCAGAGCTGGAGATACAGTTCGCGTGCATGTTAAGGTTGTTGAGGGCAATCGTGAACGTATCCAGGTTTTTGAAGGCGTTGTAATTCATCGTCAAGGCGGCGGTGTTCGTGAAACTTTCACTGTAAGACGTGTGTCCTACAATGTTGGTGTGGAACGTACTTTCCCTGTTCATTCCCCGCGTATTGACAGAATTGAAGTTACTCGTAGGGGCATTGTTCGTCGTGCTAAATTGTACTACCTGCGCAACCTCACTGGTAAAGCAGCACGTATCAAAGAAAGACGCTAG
- a CDS encoding ribonuclease HII, translating to MQIANMTVANVSQLLESDTVSQELITLLKQDPRISVAQLIKKWERRQAQTLLEQKRLYDLFKFERSLYEQGFELIAGVDEAGRGPLAGPVVIGAAILPANFNLPRLNDSKKVSAKQRELLYDKIKQSAISTAFSIVDVATIDEINIYQATVKGMYEVVDQLNPAPHAVLIDAVPLPDLNIYAASIINGDALSASIAAASIIAKVERDRIMDRYDLEYPQYGFARHKGYATAEHFAALVEHGPCPIHRQSFEPIKTLVKDYED from the coding sequence TTGCAAATTGCCAACATGACTGTGGCAAATGTTTCACAGCTTTTAGAAAGTGATACTGTCTCACAAGAGTTAATAACTTTATTAAAACAAGATCCACGTATTAGTGTGGCTCAGCTCATTAAAAAGTGGGAACGCCGCCAAGCCCAAACGCTATTAGAACAAAAAAGGCTATACGACCTTTTTAAGTTTGAGCGCTCACTATACGAGCAAGGCTTTGAATTGATTGCCGGTGTTGATGAGGCCGGTAGGGGTCCGTTAGCTGGCCCGGTAGTTATAGGCGCAGCAATTTTACCAGCCAATTTTAACCTGCCTAGACTAAATGATTCTAAAAAAGTTTCCGCGAAACAACGCGAGTTATTATATGACAAGATCAAACAAAGTGCAATCTCAACGGCTTTTTCGATCGTAGATGTAGCTACGATTGATGAAATTAACATTTATCAGGCAACGGTTAAAGGAATGTATGAGGTAGTTGATCAGTTAAATCCTGCCCCCCATGCTGTACTTATTGATGCAGTTCCGCTACCAGATTTAAATATCTATGCCGCATCAATTATTAATGGTGATGCCTTGAGTGCATCGATCGCGGCAGCTTCGATAATAGCTAAAGTTGAACGGGATAGAATTATGGATCGCTATGACCTCGAATATCCACAGTACGGTTTTGCGCGTCATAAAGGCTATGCAACTGCCGAACATTTTGCTGCGCTTGTAGAACATGGACCATGCCCAATACATCGGCAGAGTTTTGAGCCGATAAAAACGTTGGTGAAAGATTATGAAGATTAG
- a CDS encoding HD-GYP domain-containing protein encodes MRRILLDNITPGMKLAKPLYSADGMILLNAGIELKDRFIGRLRELDVTYIYIEDELTDDIDIPDVINEKTRIESIVSAKNIIEGVKVGKSVDADQAKKVANLLVDELCRNHGTLVSFIDMRTQNDYLFGHSVNVCVLAIMTGLSLGYDELRLRDLGVGALLHDIGKTKLSAELLNKTGRLTNDEIQEIKKHPYLGFEILRKNPDISLVSAHCAFQHHERYDGSGYPRAFKGSDIHQFAHIVAIADVYDALTSDATYRKAMPVYEAVAIISKAAGSYFDADLVSKFTENIAIYPIGSVVRLNNNQLGVVVDISRDSKTKPVVRIIMDENKRHMNKLLEIDLSKNPRLYIADVVER; translated from the coding sequence ATGCGTCGTATTCTACTCGATAATATAACTCCTGGTATGAAGCTGGCAAAACCGCTCTACAGCGCAGACGGTATGATACTATTAAATGCCGGTATCGAGCTAAAGGATAGGTTCATTGGACGTCTGCGCGAATTGGACGTAACTTACATATATATTGAAGATGAACTTACCGATGATATTGATATTCCAGATGTAATTAATGAAAAGACTCGAATTGAATCAATTGTATCAGCAAAAAACATCATCGAAGGCGTAAAAGTAGGTAAAAGTGTCGATGCAGACCAAGCGAAAAAGGTTGCAAATCTTCTTGTAGACGAGCTTTGCCGCAATCATGGCACACTAGTTAGCTTTATTGATATGCGTACTCAAAATGATTATCTATTTGGCCATTCGGTTAACGTTTGCGTGTTAGCTATAATGACAGGCCTAAGCCTTGGTTATGATGAATTACGTTTACGAGATTTAGGTGTAGGAGCCTTGCTTCATGATATCGGTAAAACTAAACTTTCCGCGGAGTTACTTAATAAAACTGGCAGACTAACCAATGATGAAATTCAAGAAATAAAAAAACACCCGTACTTAGGCTTTGAAATTCTTCGCAAAAACCCAGATATAAGCCTAGTTTCTGCCCATTGTGCCTTTCAGCATCATGAACGCTATGACGGCAGCGGCTATCCCCGTGCTTTCAAAGGAAGTGATATCCACCAGTTTGCTCACATTGTGGCTATAGCCGATGTTTATGATGCTTTGACATCTGATGCCACTTACCGTAAAGCAATGCCGGTGTATGAGGCTGTAGCTATAATTTCTAAAGCTGCCGGAAGTTACTTTGATGCTGACTTGGTTAGTAAGTTCACTGAAAACATCGCAATATACCCAATTGGTTCAGTCGTACGGTTAAATAACAATCAATTAGGAGTAGTTGTTGATATATCACGTGATAGTAAAACCAAACCCGTTGTGCGCATTATAATGGACGAAAATAAACGTCATATGAATAAGCTATTAGAGATTGACCTGTCCAAGAATCCAAGACTATATATCGCCGATGTAGTAGAACGGTAA
- a CDS encoding YraN family protein, with translation MNRIITGNIGEQAAAAFLQHSGYKILAQNFRCKTGEIDIIAEHCGVIVFVEVKTRRNTLFGSPAEAVTHKKQQKIIKTALYYLNMIRKPYGPCRFDILEVFLVQHQNPSCNHIVNAFGS, from the coding sequence GTGAATCGAATAATAACTGGCAACATAGGCGAACAAGCTGCCGCTGCTTTTTTACAGCATTCCGGTTATAAAATCCTGGCCCAAAATTTTCGCTGTAAAACCGGTGAAATTGATATCATTGCTGAACACTGCGGCGTAATTGTTTTTGTTGAGGTAAAAACTAGGCGAAACACATTGTTTGGCTCTCCGGCAGAGGCCGTTACCCATAAAAAACAACAAAAAATTATTAAGACTGCCTTATATTATCTAAACATGATACGAAAGCCTTACGGCCCATGTCGCTTTGATATATTAGAAGTTTTTTTGGTACAGCATCAGAATCCTAGCTGCAATCATATCGTAAATGCGTTTGGCAGTTAG
- the trmD gene encoding tRNA (guanosine(37)-N1)-methyltransferase TrmD, whose protein sequence is MIIDIISLFPEMFEGPLGHSIIKRARDADILKVSVTNPRDFTFDKHRIVDDYPFGGGSGMVMKPEPIFRTVENIASQSTAKNRRIIMMCPSGQRLDQAKVRDLAHYEHLILICGHYEGIDERVKQFLVDETISVGDYVLTGGELPAMIVVDAVARMLPGVLGSSESAPHDSFYNGLLEYPQYTRPREFNGMKVPDILLSGDHAKINRWRQKESLKKTLECRPDLLENAELSSEDAKLLAEVIKEQSGG, encoded by the coding sequence ATGATTATTGATATTATTTCCTTATTTCCAGAGATGTTTGAAGGGCCATTGGGTCACAGTATAATCAAACGCGCCCGCGACGCAGATATTTTAAAGGTCTCTGTTACCAATCCTCGTGATTTTACTTTCGATAAACATCGGATTGTCGATGATTACCCCTTTGGCGGCGGTTCAGGTATGGTAATGAAACCAGAACCTATCTTTAGGACTGTTGAGAATATCGCTAGTCAAAGCACAGCTAAAAACCGACGTATTATTATGATGTGCCCTAGTGGTCAGCGCCTAGATCAAGCTAAGGTGCGGGACCTTGCACATTATGAGCATCTAATCCTTATCTGCGGCCATTACGAAGGTATTGACGAGCGAGTTAAACAATTTTTAGTGGACGAAACCATTTCGGTTGGCGATTATGTTTTAACAGGCGGGGAATTGCCTGCTATGATAGTTGTAGATGCTGTTGCCCGAATGCTGCCCGGCGTTTTAGGCAGTAGTGAGTCTGCTCCGCATGATTCTTTTTATAATGGATTACTAGAATATCCGCAATATACACGGCCTCGCGAATTTAACGGCATGAAAGTGCCAGACATTTTGCTTTCGGGCGATCATGCTAAGATAAATCGCTGGCGCCAAAAAGAGTCCTTAAAAAAAACTTTGGAGTGTCGTCCGGACCTCTTGGAAAATGCTGAATTAAGTTCAGAAGACGCCAAATTATTGGCTGAGGTTATTAAAGAACAGTCGGGAGGCTAA
- the rpsP gene encoding 30S ribosomal protein S16: MAVKIRLNRMGAKKSPFYRVVVADSRSPRDGRFIEILGNYDSTKDPAIVNIDEEKAIDWLKKGAQPTDTVKALFSQVGIMKKWDELKRTKKEV, encoded by the coding sequence ATGGCAGTAAAAATTCGCTTAAACCGGATGGGTGCTAAAAAAAGCCCTTTCTATCGTGTAGTAGTTGCTGACTCACGCTCTCCGCGTGATGGTCGTTTTATCGAAATTCTTGGTAATTACGATTCCACAAAAGATCCGGCTATTGTCAATATTGATGAAGAAAAAGCTATTGATTGGCTTAAAAAAGGTGCACAACCTACTGATACAGTTAAAGCTCTTTTCAGTCAAGTCGGCATTATGAAAAAGTGGGATGAATTAAAGCGCACTAAGAAAGAAGTGTGA
- a CDS encoding RNA methyltransferase: protein MSAPVYLGLVHYPIYNKNGEIITTAITNFDIHDIARTSRTYDIKQYFIIHPLESQAELARNIISYWQDGYGSQYNPDRKEAFSILKIMPDIEKAVEFIKNAEGEHPVIITTDARKFDNTVSYIKVRNDIASGNKPCLLLFGTGWGMERSVMKMFDYILEPIYGPCDYNHLPVRAAVAIILDRLLGENWWSK, encoded by the coding sequence ATGTCAGCTCCTGTATATCTGGGTTTAGTACATTACCCAATTTATAATAAAAATGGCGAAATCATCACTACTGCGATAACTAACTTTGATATTCACGATATTGCCCGTACTTCGCGAACCTATGATATTAAGCAATATTTTATAATTCACCCCTTGGAATCACAGGCCGAACTTGCTCGGAATATAATAAGCTACTGGCAGGATGGGTACGGCAGTCAGTATAACCCTGACCGCAAAGAAGCATTTAGTATTCTAAAAATTATGCCTGATATTGAGAAAGCTGTAGAATTCATAAAAAATGCTGAAGGTGAGCATCCTGTAATTATTACAACTGACGCACGTAAGTTTGATAATACGGTCTCTTATATTAAGGTACGTAACGATATTGCAAGCGGCAATAAACCTTGTTTACTCCTTTTTGGTACCGGTTGGGGAATGGAAAGGTCAGTCATGAAAATGTTTGACTATATCTTGGAACCAATCTACGGTCCTTGTGATTATAACCATTTGCCTGTTCGCGCTGCGGTAGCAATTATTTTAGATAGATTATTAGGTGAAAATTGGTGGAGTAAATGA
- the lepB gene encoding signal peptidase I, with translation MKSSSLGEEVKDWIVSILIAVVLAFFIRHYIVELYMVEGPSMRPTLQNGERLVVNKFIYRFNKPTKGEIIVFRYPRDPSRDFIKRVIAEPGDTIEIKDGRVFVNGQLLNEPYILDKTRGSYNLATVPDGHIFVMGDNRNNSEDSRYRDVGFVSYDLVKGKAVMIFWPLDHIKSLP, from the coding sequence GTGAAAAGCTCAAGCTTAGGTGAAGAAGTCAAGGATTGGATAGTTTCAATTCTGATTGCCGTTGTTTTAGCATTCTTTATCAGACATTACATTGTCGAATTATATATGGTAGAAGGTCCGTCCATGCGTCCTACCTTGCAAAACGGGGAAAGGCTTGTTGTAAATAAGTTTATATATCGATTCAACAAACCGACTAAAGGTGAAATAATTGTTTTTCGCTATCCTCGTGACCCAAGCCGAGACTTTATTAAGCGGGTAATCGCAGAGCCCGGTGATACAATTGAAATTAAAGATGGACGCGTTTTTGTTAACGGTCAGTTATTAAACGAACCATACATATTGGATAAAACACGTGGTTCATATAATTTGGCAACAGTACCGGATGGGCATATTTTTGTAATGGGCGACAACCGTAACAATTCCGAGGACAGCAGATACCGTGATGTCGGATTCGTATCTTATGATCTTGTTAAAGGTAAAGCTGTAATGATTTTCTGGCCGCTTGACCACATAAAATCCCTTCCCTAA
- the ylqF gene encoding ribosome biogenesis GTPase YlqF, translating to MEQDIKINWFPGHMAKAHRMIQESLKLVDVVIELLDARIPVSSSNPMISSVVLDKPRVIALNKADLAEPEWTERWSTHFKSKGLQVVAIEAVTGKGAKTLISKVEQAASPKIEKLKAKGLKPRAVRAMILGIPNVGKSSLINRLLGNVVVKTADKPGVTRGKQWIKIGRNLELLDTPGVLWPKLEDPDVAFNLAVTGAINDEVYDMEQVIAKFILYLRENYGSRLIERYNLKEPLPEEPSEILNQIGAKRGCLRSGGIVDYEKVNRIILNEFRNGKLGKFTLDKLE from the coding sequence ATGGAACAAGATATCAAAATTAATTGGTTTCCTGGTCATATGGCTAAAGCTCACAGGATGATCCAGGAAAGCCTAAAATTAGTCGACGTCGTCATCGAGCTATTAGATGCACGTATTCCTGTAAGCAGTTCAAATCCAATGATTAGTTCAGTTGTTCTCGATAAGCCGCGTGTTATTGCACTCAATAAAGCTGACCTCGCAGAACCGGAGTGGACTGAAAGATGGAGTACTCATTTTAAGAGTAAAGGCTTGCAGGTAGTCGCTATTGAGGCAGTGACCGGTAAAGGTGCTAAAACTCTAATTTCTAAGGTCGAACAGGCCGCGAGTCCGAAAATTGAAAAACTTAAAGCTAAAGGTCTCAAGCCACGGGCTGTACGAGCCATGATTTTAGGCATACCCAACGTTGGTAAATCATCATTAATTAATCGGCTCTTGGGCAATGTTGTCGTCAAAACAGCAGACAAACCTGGCGTTACCCGCGGTAAACAATGGATTAAGATTGGCCGCAACTTAGAACTCCTGGATACTCCAGGCGTGCTTTGGCCAAAATTGGAAGATCCCGATGTTGCTTTTAATCTTGCAGTAACAGGAGCGATAAACGATGAGGTTTACGATATGGAACAGGTCATTGCAAAGTTCATCCTTTATTTGCGGGAAAATTATGGTTCCAGACTAATAGAACGTTATAACCTTAAAGAGCCGCTTCCGGAGGAGCCATCAGAAATACTGAATCAAATCGGCGCTAAGCGCGGCTGTTTACGTAGCGGCGGTATAGTCGATTATGAAAAAGTAAATCGGATAATATTAAACGAATTTCGTAATGGTAAATTAGGCAAATTTACCTTAGACAAACTAGAGTAA
- a CDS encoding YifB family Mg chelatase-like AAA ATPase, giving the protein MFAQTLGSTTLGLNGIIITVEADIANGLPSFDIVGLPDAAVKESRERVRAAIKNSGFEFPAKRITINLAPAELKKDSSGLDLPIAVGILAASGYLNLKVLESKLFASELSLDGKLRGISGTLPIAINCAESGVTQIFVAPDNTQEALLVGNLTVYSPTSLNQLVLHLRGEQILDPSLKEPSPAQQITYEDFADVQGQSVAKRALEIAAAGGHNVLMIGPPGSGKTMLARRIPSILPSMTERESLEVTKIYSVAGLMQKIGGLIATRPFRNPHHTISHAGMIGGGRIPRPGEVTLSHHGVLFLDELPEFPRMVLEVLRQPLEDGQVTISRVNASLSYPAKSILIAAMNPCPCGYLTDPIHECTCSSSDINRYVRRISGPLLDRIDIHINVPRLQYDEMTNISLVETSAQIRQRVEAARKLQHNRLEQFGIFCNAQMSHKHIKQTCSMTPGAQNLLKAAFDKMGLSARAYDRIVKVARTIADLNNIDVINEAHIGEAIHYRSSLDNLS; this is encoded by the coding sequence GTGTTTGCACAAACATTAGGCTCAACTACATTAGGTCTTAACGGTATTATAATTACTGTAGAAGCAGATATCGCTAATGGGCTGCCAAGTTTTGATATCGTTGGGCTGCCGGATGCCGCAGTTAAGGAATCTCGTGAGCGGGTACGAGCAGCAATAAAAAATTCAGGCTTTGAGTTCCCAGCAAAAAGGATAACGATCAATCTTGCGCCAGCCGAACTCAAAAAAGATAGTTCTGGTCTCGATTTGCCAATAGCTGTCGGAATTTTAGCCGCAAGCGGTTATCTAAACCTAAAGGTTTTAGAATCAAAACTATTTGCGAGTGAATTATCGCTTGACGGAAAACTACGAGGAATTTCTGGTACTTTACCAATCGCAATAAATTGTGCCGAAAGTGGTGTTACACAAATTTTCGTTGCACCGGATAATACTCAAGAAGCTTTGTTAGTTGGTAATCTGACAGTATACTCACCGACCTCCCTAAATCAGTTAGTATTGCATTTACGAGGTGAGCAAATATTAGACCCGTCACTTAAAGAACCCAGTCCCGCTCAACAAATAACCTATGAAGATTTCGCCGACGTTCAAGGGCAATCAGTTGCCAAGCGGGCACTTGAAATCGCAGCCGCGGGCGGTCACAATGTCTTAATGATTGGCCCGCCAGGCTCGGGCAAGACAATGCTAGCGCGGCGCATTCCTTCGATACTGCCGTCGATGACCGAACGCGAATCACTTGAGGTAACTAAAATTTACAGTGTAGCTGGACTAATGCAAAAAATTGGCGGGCTTATAGCAACACGGCCATTTCGAAATCCACACCATACTATTTCTCACGCTGGCATGATCGGTGGAGGGCGTATACCTAGACCTGGCGAAGTAACACTCAGCCATCATGGTGTACTATTTCTTGATGAACTGCCTGAGTTTCCCCGAATGGTGCTGGAGGTTCTGCGACAGCCGCTTGAAGATGGACAAGTTACCATTTCTAGGGTTAACGCCTCACTCTCTTATCCTGCAAAATCCATTCTCATTGCTGCTATGAATCCGTGTCCGTGTGGTTATCTGACCGATCCTATCCACGAATGCACTTGCAGCAGCAGCGATATTAATCGCTATGTACGAAGGATATCTGGGCCCTTGCTGGACAGAATTGATATCCATATAAATGTACCTCGACTGCAGTATGATGAGATGACCAATATTTCCCTAGTTGAAACATCAGCACAAATTCGCCAGCGAGTTGAAGCAGCCCGAAAGCTTCAGCATAATCGCCTAGAACAGTTTGGGATATTCTGCAATGCTCAGATGAGCCATAAGCATATCAAGCAAACTTGTTCCATGACACCTGGCGCTCAAAATCTGCTTAAAGCAGCTTTTGATAAGATGGGACTGAGCGCCAGAGCTTATGACCGTATTGTTAAGGTAGCCCGAACTATTGCTGACCTTAATAACATAGATGTTATCAATGAGGCGCATATTGGTGAGGCGATTCATTATCGGAGTAGCCTCGATAACCTGTCGTGA
- a CDS encoding 16S rRNA processing protein RimM, whose product MDSITLKCPVTIKAKVTEDLKQQLAAEIQDALKKADMELQQIDFHAKRVMAEQAKQDAQGLVALRQQIDAEKQKRLDFKNHMVEKLKETAQLEIGAEIVQGTLERIVEVRIGDDLNKIVNTEILLENGKVISFRS is encoded by the coding sequence ATGGATAGCATAACCTTAAAATGTCCGGTTACCATTAAAGCCAAAGTAACCGAAGACTTAAAACAACAATTGGCGGCCGAAATTCAGGACGCTTTGAAAAAAGCCGACATGGAACTTCAGCAAATTGACTTTCATGCCAAACGTGTTATGGCTGAACAGGCTAAACAAGATGCACAAGGTTTAGTAGCCCTTCGTCAGCAAATTGATGCTGAGAAGCAGAAACGTCTCGACTTTAAAAACCATATGGTCGAAAAACTAAAAGAAACAGCGCAACTCGAAATTGGTGCCGAAATCGTTCAAGGAACGCTCGAAAGGATTGTCGAAGTACGCATTGGCGATGATTTAAACAAAATTGTCAATACTGAGATTTTGCTGGAGAATGGCAAAGTAATCTCTTTTCGCAGCTAA
- the rimM gene encoding 16S rRNA processing protein RimM: MRNELIVIGQIVAPHGVRGDVRVFPHTDFPERFAKTKRVVLEDGSALDVENAKFHKQFVLVKFRNVNTMNDAEKLRGKLLHVNRQDVVPLPEGHFYHFDIIGLKVYTESGEYLGIVTDILETGSNDVYVTEQEDQKPILIPALKEVVLKIDIPSGRMTVKLQEEWE, translated from the coding sequence ATGAGAAATGAACTGATTGTCATTGGTCAAATCGTTGCCCCGCACGGTGTGCGGGGTGACGTTCGTGTTTTCCCCCATACGGACTTTCCTGAAAGATTCGCCAAAACCAAAAGAGTTGTACTTGAAGACGGCAGCGCGCTCGATGTTGAAAACGCAAAATTTCATAAACAGTTTGTACTGGTAAAATTCCGTAACGTCAATACAATGAATGATGCGGAGAAATTACGAGGCAAGCTCCTTCATGTAAACCGCCAAGATGTTGTTCCTTTACCTGAAGGGCATTTCTACCATTTCGATATAATCGGCCTAAAGGTATATACTGAGTCCGGAGAATATCTCGGCATAGTAACTGATATTCTCGAGACCGGCAGTAATGACGTGTACGTTACGGAACAGGAAGATCAAAAGCCTATCCTCATACCTGCTTTGAAAGAAGTTGTATTAAAAATTGACATCCCGAGTGGCAGGATGACGGTAAAATTACAGGAAGAATGGGAATAA